The genome window TCTGCCTGGATTTTTTTGTATCCAGTGCAACACAGTGTAAGACCAGAGCTGGATTCGCCAGCACCCGTCTTTTGGGGATGGTGAAGTCACAGCATTTCTGGGAAAAGATCCCTCACAGATCCCTGCGGCCCATTCACTGCGGCCTCTTACTTCCGCCTGCCGGTAATGCCTGCCAGAGACCACCTCTGAAGACTCTGGATGGCTGGCAAAATGGAAAGCTGTTGAGATGTAAGGAAAGTTTGCTTTCATCTTTCCCAACGTCacatttcttctgtcttctgagATAAGATTGGGGTGCGTGGTTTCAATATCTAGCGTCAAATAGACCTTAAACAGGTTGATCATTTTCTGTAGCTTAAAATATTGTTCATAAGGCCCAATACATTTTTTCTTGAATTCATATGAAAAGAAGGCTGGGGTTTAGGTTTTCATATTTGCTGTAGATCCTTTCAACATCTGTGAGCACATCCAGGTCTGACTCACACACCTTTCTGCTGTTTCATCAGAAGCATTTTTAGTGTGGACGCATGCTCTCAGAATTTTACTTCGTCTTCATTCAGTTTTTCTTGAACAGCATTGTCTTCCATCtgtaatttgaaaagaattattccttttcttttctaaggaaactttttttcctttttttaaagattggcacctgagctaacaactgttgtcaatcttttttttttctttctgctttttctccccaaatccccccagtacatagttgtatgttttagctatgggtccttctagttgtggcacgtgagacgccgcctcagcgacCCGAaccaaagccctgggctgctgcagcggagcacatgaacttaaccacttggccacggggctgccccaGGAAACtcttaaattgtttaaaatcagAGTAGAATTCCCCCTGCTGAATCTTCATCTTTCCCCGCAATTCAAATGGTTTTGAAATGTGGATTTCTAACCTCTTCTCAGCATCCTCACCCTGCTCCCTCAGGGGCTCACTGTAGCTTTTGAGCCTCCTCCTGTGACTAGCGGCAGCTTGCTCAATGGGTGTCACCAGGTGATCCCGGTGATCAGAGGAGACCCTGCACTGGGGACACAacagctccagctcctcctcgCAGAACAGGGCCAGAACCTGATTGTGCTTCTCGCACAGGGTGTCTCTTCCTGccctttcctcctgctcctcgtGGTGGGCAGCTGCTTAACAATTTCAGTCAGGTGACGTAACTGGGAGTTCTTCAAGTTCCTGTCAGGACAGTGGTGGAGGCACACAGGACAGGGGAAGATGTCCTGTAGGTCTTCCCAGCGCTGGTGGATGCAGGACAGACAGAAGTTGTGCCCACAGTGAATGGTCACTGGGTCTCTCAGGTAATCGAGGCAGATAGGACAGCTGGCTTCTGCCTGGAGCTTGGCCAGGGAGACTGCAAAGGCCATTTTGTAGTCAGGGTTTCTATCATAGGATTCTCCCTTGGAAAGGTCTGGTTCTCCTAGAACTTGTGAAATGAGAAGCCAATGGCTCTCAGTGTTCACTCTCCTTCCTGGCAGACAGCACCCAGGAAGCCACAGCCCCTACAGGTACTTCTGCCTCATTCCCTTCCGTCCCAGAGGAAGGTTCCATAAGGAGCCACAGTACACACCAAACAGAGATGTCCCTGCACATTCTCCTCTGGTCTCATGCCCAGACAAATTGAAGGACAATTATGGAATCCAGCTGTTGGGACAGAGTCATAATCCACGTCACCAAGTCATTCCTGTGGGCAAGAAGTTACTCTTATCCGAAACTGAAGTTCAGTTGAGCACCAACGCTAGCCTTCTAGCACAGACTCTACTGTAACTAAAATGTTGATGAGGGGAAATTTCTCTTCACAGATGTATTCCGGCTAAGAAACAGAGTAGGAAGTAGAGAAGTATGTATTGACcttatttggattttgttttaaaagaatatattgtaAAACCAAACCCTAtcaacagcaaaagaaacaaccacaactaaaaacaacctaaatggccAAGAAATGGTGACTGGATCAAGAGATAGCGGTACATCCTCATAATGGAGTagtatttagcaataaaaaggaatgaactaatgagctcaaaataattatgatgaGTGAAAGGTGCCTCACCCTCCTCCGCCCTCcaaaagaaaagtatatatataatatcttgtactatttcatttacataaaattttagaaaatgcaaactaatctatagtaaTAGAGTACAGGTGGGTGGTTGGctggggatggagtggggaggTTGTGTAGTGGACAGAAGCATTACTAAGGGGCACGAGCAAACATTGAGGTTGATGTATGTATTCATTATCTTGAATGTGGTGAGGGACTTATGgatgtatacatttgtcaaacttACCGAATTTTACACTATAAAAACCTGTAGTtagttttatgtcaattatacctcaagcagctttgttttttaaaaggtaatgaaCCCTTTCCTGTTTTGCACACATATTTGACCTTCAGTTAACTTCCCAGCTGTTCCTCCAGCAATCTCATAAGGTGGCCTGTCACCTGTGTTGCCAGGCAACATTGCGTATGGCAAAAATGACCCCTAATGGTAAATTGCATTTGGACTTGGAGGAACTAAAAATATGCCGTAAATACTTGATGGGGATACCATAGCTTTGGCCTTTGTTGAGTATGGTGACCTGGTAATTAGATATGTCCCTTAAAGGGACCATGGAAACTAGACATGAGGCTCTTCAGCTAGGGTGATTCCCCCACTTGTGGATCTGGTCTCCCTGAGCCTAGTGAGGGAGTGGAGTAAGGAGGAAGGACTCCCACAGAAGGATTTATTTCATGCTGACCTGCTGGCAAGCTTTGCTTCTTGTTCCATATCCTTCTAATATGATAATAAGTATGCCCTACAATATCTTATGAATCAAAACGTTTCATTAATCAAAATTGCCCGGTGCAACAAGAAAATCACACAAATATGAGAGCTGACTGAATAtgtgattaaaataaagaattgcaGTTAattgtgtattgtgtgtgtgagagaagatgatgtaatttttttaaaaaaagacagccCCTATCCTTTAAAGATGCAAGCTCAAGCATGTACATATGAAGTGACATGTGTGGAATGTTATCTAGAATTTGCTTCAATATAATTAGGTGCAGAGGAAAGACGGTGTGGTATAGATGACAGAAGATGGTCCAAGAGTTGGTAATTATTGAAGCTAGACAATGGGTATGTGGGGATTCATTTTACTAATCATCTGTCTACTTTGAACATGTTTGAAACTTTCTGGTCAAACTCCTCCCTTGAGAATAAGTATGAAAGTGGATAGAATATGCAATGCAACTGATGGAAGGCATGGAAGAGCAAACAAGGCTGTCAGCACCTGAGAAGCCAAAGTCTTGGAGTGAAGAGAAGCCCTACATTGGCCTCCTTTTGTATGTCTCGTGGAACGGAGGCATTCTCCACATGGGGAGTACATTCCTATTTTCATCTATAGTGTGTATACACAGTATATAAAACATTTGCATCTGCGCATCCCCTCCCTATTCACCCACATATCTTGAGtcattccccctcctcctgcatCAATTTTGCTTCTCTATCAATAGTACACAAATGAGATGTCATTGCCCCCATCTCAAAAGAGAATCCTCTCTAGATCTAAcacctcctgcctgactgccacCTCATTTCACTCTTCACAGCAAAACTCCTTGACAGAGTTTTCTCTACtgcccatttctctcttcccattctctcctgaACCCACTAGAAAGTGTTGTCATAGTCCCAATTTCATGAAtacttctttccttaaatttatCAATGGTATCTAGTTAGCCAAATTCAGTGGTCATTTTCTGTCCTGAACACCCTTGATCTATCATTGGCATTTGGTATAGCTGATAACTCTCTTCTCCAGAGACACTTTCTTATCCTGGCTTTCCAACCACCAACTCAGGGTTTCCCCTTCCTTTCCGGCCATTTCTTTGAATCTCTTTCACTAGACATCCCAATCTCCACTACCTCTAAAGGATGCCACAACTAGGATTGTTGGATTTAGCAAACAAAACTGCAGGATAACCAGTTACATTTGAAATATTACATGGAACATACGTATCCTAAATGGTcctttgttgtttatctgaaattcaaatgtcagtgGGCATCCTGTAGTCTATCAGGCATCCCTAGCCAGAACTCAGTCTTGGCCTTGTTATCTGTTTTATCTACATGGCTCCCTAGGTGAGCTCTTCTACAGTCAAGGTTTTGGATACAATTTGTATGCGGATAACTCCCAAATTTTATCTCCAGCTTGGAGTTCTTCCCTAAACTCTAGATCCATGTATCCGACCTCTACTTGACATTCCACTCATATGTCAAATAAGTGTCGCCACCTGAATATGTTCGACACAGAGGTCCTGATAGCCCTGAGCAGTCCATCTCCTGCTGTCGTCCTGTCCATTTCTGCTAATGCTTACTCCATTTTAGCAGTTACTCAGGCTAAACATATTCATGCCATCCATGATtcttcctttactctcacacttcATGTCAGGATCATCAAGTCCTATAGGCTGTATTGTCAAAGTGAACCCAGAAATCAATTACTTCTCATCACTCCCACTGCCATCACCCTGCTCTGAGCCATCATCATTTCTTGCCTAGATAATTGCAATAACTTCCTAATGCTTCCCCTGCTTCTTCCACTTCTCTATTTTCCACACAGTAGCCAATGTTCctggtaaaatataaattaagtatGTCATTCCTCCATTCTAAACCCTCCACTGGCTTTCCACTTGACTCAGGAAAGTAGCCCAAGTCCTTAGCATGACCTATGAGACTCAACATGTACTCCCCTCCTCAGTTTTCTGACTTCACCTCCTAATCTCTCTATCTCTGGTTCTCTCTGCTCCTGCACACTGACCACCTTGCTGTTTCCTGAAAACTCTTCAT of Equus quagga isolate Etosha38 chromosome 3, UCLA_HA_Equagga_1.0, whole genome shotgun sequence contains these proteins:
- the LOC124236747 gene encoding LOW QUALITY PROTEIN: putative tripartite motif-containing protein 61 (The sequence of the model RefSeq protein was modified relative to this genomic sequence to represent the inferred CDS: inserted 1 base in 1 codon); the encoded protein is MAFAVSLAKLQAEASCPICLDYLRDPVTIHCGHNFCLSCIHQRWEDLQDIFPCPVCLHHCPDRNLKNSQLRHLTEIVKQLPTTRSRRKGQEETXLCEKHNQVLALFCEEELELLCPQCRVSSDHRDHLVTPIEQAAASHRRRLKSYSEPLREQGEDAEKRLEIHISKPFELRGKMKIQQGEFYSDFKQFKSFLGQPRGQMEDNAVQEKLNEDEVKF